From a single Hymenobacter sp. YIM 151500-1 genomic region:
- a CDS encoding PQQ-dependent sugar dehydrogenase has protein sequence MKTLLPLSPAALRRPRPYATGKLLRFWLLVLLGVLLNIVSWAQTFPTGFSQVQVANGISNPTVVAFAPDGRIFVGQQAGALRVIKNGSLLSTPFVSLSVNSSGERGLIGIALDPNFSANGYVYLYYTLADGSRNRISRFTAAGDVAAAGSEVVLLDLDPLSSATNHNGGAMNFGPDGKLYVAIGENANTSHAQNLDTYHGKMLRLNPNGSAPADNPYTTGTEQKKRVWSYGLRNPYTFAIQPATGRIFVNDVGQSTWEEINDATSGGLNFGWPATEGPTTAANVAAPVFSYQHGSGDGRGCAITGGTFFNPASTNYPSQYTGKYFYQDLCNQWINYIDVSGSTAVRSAFATGLPGNAVGLTTGVDGNLYYLSRSAGALYRVVYTAPATAPSISTQPASRSVAPGQSASFTVQATGTAPLSYQWQKDGVNISGATGATYTIASVTAADAGQYRVVVSNAAGSVTSAAATLTVTAPNTAPVAQILTPAEGTTYVAGTTFSFSGEATDAEDGTLPASAFSWRVDLHHNVHVHDGTPFNQGSKTGTFTIPNVGHTETDVFYRLYLTVTDAGGLTHTVYRDLQPRLTTLTFATSPAGLQLTLEGQPLTTPATVPSVEGVLRTLGVVSPQTVNGVTYEFVSWSQGGSATQTIATPTDDATYTATFRAVAAQAVTSFTLINADTDQPISGFDPIPAGAVFNLATLPTRNLSIRANTNPATVGSVRFAYDGNANFRTESFVPYAIAGDNGATDYLPWTPTVGSHTLTATPYSAANAGGTAGQALTLNFTATDASLRVPEGIVGSNPGLQYYLYEGTWDALPNFATISPVVSGGVPTFSLAPRRRDNEFAFRYTGYVQVPQDGVYTFYTNSDDGSRLYIGTELVVNNDGLHAAQERSGTIGLQAGVHAITVDFFEKFGGQVLDVSYAGPGLSKQVIPASALFLQVSGAASLRPADNPANTVAGLRYDYYEGTWDALPNFAALTPVKSGSNAALDLSPRDRNDQFAFRYTGFVEIPEDGTYSFYLNSDDGSQLYIGDQLLVNNDGLHSAQERSANIGLKAGLHAITVTYFEKFGQEVFQVSYSGALLSKRQLDFNMLRQSNPGNLPFIALNSGGRPEGRFLADNFFTNQGPTGVASGTTAAIDVSGVTNPAPPAVYQTQREATGNIPVVYRITSGLVAGQTYTVRLHFAEIDYTSVGQRRFNVLLFSGGTSTTLLSNFDIVAAAGGPNKAVVREFTFTAQPLTSSTGYLFLRFDYGAAGEPTVSGIEVVPAGTANVAAQQPTKSKNRAAKLNVRLYPNPARDEATISLEASSAHDTHVEVRDALGRRVVNFTQPTPAGHQELRLPLTGLANGVYMLTVEHGTERSVQRLTVEK, from the coding sequence ATGAAAACACTTTTGCCACTTTCCCCGGCTGCGCTGCGCCGGCCGCGTCCGTATGCGACGGGTAAGCTGTTGCGCTTTTGGCTGCTCGTGCTGCTGGGGGTGCTGCTCAACATCGTTTCCTGGGCCCAGACCTTTCCCACGGGCTTCAGCCAGGTGCAGGTAGCCAACGGCATCAGCAACCCCACGGTAGTGGCGTTTGCCCCGGACGGACGCATTTTCGTGGGGCAGCAGGCCGGGGCCCTGCGCGTAATCAAGAACGGCAGCCTGCTGAGCACGCCCTTCGTGAGTTTGAGCGTGAACTCCAGCGGGGAGCGGGGCCTGATTGGCATTGCCCTCGACCCCAATTTCAGCGCCAACGGCTACGTCTACCTCTACTACACGCTGGCCGACGGCAGCCGCAACCGCATCAGCCGCTTCACGGCCGCTGGCGACGTGGCCGCGGCGGGCAGCGAGGTGGTGCTGCTGGACCTGGACCCGCTTAGCTCGGCCACCAACCACAACGGCGGAGCCATGAACTTCGGCCCCGACGGCAAGCTCTACGTGGCCATCGGCGAAAATGCCAATACCAGCCACGCCCAAAACCTGGACACCTACCACGGCAAGATGCTGCGCCTCAACCCCAACGGCTCAGCCCCCGCCGACAACCCCTACACCACCGGCACCGAGCAGAAAAAGCGGGTGTGGAGCTACGGCCTGCGCAACCCCTACACGTTTGCCATTCAGCCCGCCACGGGCCGCATTTTCGTCAACGACGTGGGCCAGAGCACCTGGGAGGAAATCAACGACGCCACCAGCGGCGGCCTGAACTTCGGCTGGCCCGCCACGGAGGGCCCCACCACGGCGGCTAACGTAGCGGCGCCGGTGTTCAGCTACCAGCACGGCTCCGGCGACGGGCGCGGCTGCGCCATCACGGGCGGCACCTTCTTCAACCCCGCCAGCACCAACTACCCCAGCCAGTACACCGGCAAGTATTTCTACCAGGACCTCTGCAACCAGTGGATTAATTACATCGACGTGTCGGGCAGCACGGCGGTGCGCTCGGCGTTTGCCACCGGTTTGCCCGGCAACGCCGTGGGCCTCACCACCGGCGTCGACGGCAACCTCTACTACCTGAGCCGCAGCGCCGGGGCCCTGTACCGGGTGGTGTACACGGCTCCGGCCACGGCGCCCAGCATCAGCACCCAGCCCGCCAGCCGGAGCGTGGCGCCGGGGCAGTCGGCTTCCTTTACGGTGCAGGCCACGGGCACGGCCCCGCTCAGCTACCAGTGGCAGAAAGACGGCGTGAACATCAGCGGGGCCACTGGCGCCACCTATACCATTGCCAGCGTAACGGCCGCCGACGCCGGGCAGTACCGGGTGGTGGTGAGCAACGCGGCTGGCTCCGTGACCAGCGCGGCGGCCACACTCACGGTTACAGCCCCCAACACGGCTCCCGTCGCCCAGATTCTGACCCCGGCCGAGGGCACCACCTATGTAGCGGGCACCACGTTTTCGTTTTCCGGGGAGGCTACCGATGCCGAGGATGGCACCCTGCCGGCCAGCGCCTTCAGCTGGCGCGTAGATTTGCACCACAACGTGCACGTGCACGACGGCACGCCCTTCAACCAGGGCAGCAAAACCGGTACGTTCACCATTCCCAACGTCGGCCACACCGAAACCGACGTGTTCTACCGCCTCTACCTGACGGTGACGGACGCCGGCGGCCTTACGCACACGGTGTACCGCGACTTGCAGCCGCGCCTCACCACCCTCACCTTTGCCACCAGTCCGGCCGGCTTGCAGCTGACCCTGGAAGGCCAGCCCCTGACTACGCCGGCCACCGTGCCCAGCGTGGAAGGCGTGCTGCGCACCCTGGGCGTGGTGAGCCCGCAAACCGTGAACGGCGTGACGTATGAATTTGTGAGCTGGAGCCAGGGCGGCAGCGCCACTCAAACCATTGCCACCCCCACCGACGACGCCACCTACACGGCTACCTTCCGGGCGGTGGCCGCCCAGGCCGTTACCAGCTTCACGCTCATCAACGCCGACACCGACCAGCCCATCAGCGGCTTCGACCCGATACCGGCCGGGGCCGTGTTTAATCTGGCTACTCTGCCCACGCGCAACCTCAGCATCCGGGCCAATACCAACCCGGCCACCGTGGGCAGCGTGCGGTTTGCCTACGACGGCAACGCTAACTTCCGCACCGAGAGCTTCGTGCCCTACGCCATTGCCGGCGACAATGGAGCCACGGACTATCTGCCCTGGACGCCAACCGTGGGCAGCCATACGCTCACGGCTACGCCCTACTCGGCGGCTAATGCCGGCGGCACGGCCGGCCAGGCTCTTACCCTCAACTTCACCGCCACCGATGCCTCGTTGCGCGTGCCCGAAGGTATTGTGGGCTCCAATCCGGGGCTGCAATACTACCTCTACGAAGGCACCTGGGACGCCCTGCCCAACTTTGCCACGATAAGCCCGGTGGTTAGCGGCGGGGTACCCACGTTCAGCCTGGCCCCGCGCCGCCGCGACAATGAGTTTGCCTTCCGCTACACGGGCTACGTGCAGGTGCCTCAGGACGGCGTGTACACCTTCTATACCAACTCCGACGACGGCTCCCGTCTCTACATCGGTACGGAACTGGTAGTGAACAACGACGGCCTGCACGCAGCCCAGGAACGCTCCGGCACTATTGGTTTGCAGGCGGGCGTGCACGCCATTACCGTCGATTTCTTCGAGAAGTTCGGCGGGCAGGTGCTGGATGTGAGCTACGCCGGGCCGGGCCTGAGCAAGCAGGTAATTCCGGCGTCGGCCCTGTTCCTGCAAGTCAGCGGCGCGGCCTCGCTGCGGCCCGCCGACAACCCGGCCAACACGGTAGCCGGCCTGCGCTACGACTACTACGAAGGCACCTGGGATGCCCTGCCCAACTTCGCGGCCCTCACCCCGGTGAAGAGCGGCTCCAATGCTGCCCTCGACTTGTCGCCGCGCGACCGGAACGACCAGTTTGCCTTCCGCTACACAGGCTTTGTGGAAATTCCCGAGGATGGTACCTACTCGTTCTATCTGAACTCCGACGACGGCAGCCAGCTCTACATCGGCGACCAGCTGCTGGTGAACAACGACGGCCTGCACTCCGCCCAGGAACGCTCGGCCAACATCGGGCTCAAGGCCGGCCTGCACGCCATCACCGTCACGTACTTCGAAAAGTTTGGGCAGGAAGTTTTCCAGGTGAGCTACTCGGGCGCCTTGCTCAGCAAGCGGCAGCTGGACTTCAACATGCTGCGGCAGAGCAACCCCGGCAACCTGCCCTTCATTGCCCTCAACTCCGGGGGCCGGCCCGAAGGCCGCTTCCTGGCCGATAACTTCTTCACCAACCAGGGCCCTACGGGGGTAGCCTCCGGCACCACGGCGGCCATCGACGTGAGTGGCGTAACCAACCCGGCGCCCCCGGCCGTGTACCAGACCCAGCGCGAAGCTACCGGCAACATACCCGTTGTGTACCGCATCACGTCGGGCCTGGTAGCGGGCCAAACCTACACGGTGCGCCTGCACTTCGCCGAAATCGACTACACCAGCGTGGGCCAGCGCCGCTTCAACGTGCTGCTGTTCAGCGGGGGCACCTCCACTACCCTGCTCAGCAACTTCGACATTGTGGCGGCAGCCGGTGGGCCCAACAAGGCCGTGGTGCGCGAATTCACCTTCACGGCCCAGCCCCTGACCAGCTCCACCGGCTACCTGTTCCTGCGCTTCGACTACGGCGCCGCGGGTGAGCCCACGGTAAGCGGCATTGAAGTGGTGCCGGCCGGTACGGCCAACGTAGCCGCTCAGCAGCCCACCAAGTCGAAGAACCGGGCTGCTAAGCTAAACGTGCGCCTCTACCCCAACCCGGCCCGCGACGAAGCCACCATCAGCCTGGAAGCCTCCAGCGCCCACGATACCCACGTGGAAGTGCGCGACGCCCTGGGCCGCCGCGTGGTGAACTTCACTCAGCCCACGCCCGCCGGCCACCAGGAGTTGCGCCTGCCGCTCACCGGCCTGGCCAACGGCGTGTACATGCTCACCGTGGAGCATGGCACTGAACGCAGCGTGCAGCGCCTCACCGTCGAGAAATAA
- the rocD gene encoding ornithine--oxo-acid transaminase — protein MATTTHSAPSTSTTTRTRSQELMALEDHYGAHNYHPLPVVLSRGEGVHLWDVEGKHYYDFLSAYSAVNQGHCHPRIIGALTEQAQRLTLTSRAFFNDQLGPAEKQLCELFNYDKALLMNSGAEAVETALKLARKWGYQEKGIAPNQARILVAEHNFHGRTTGIISFSTDPDSTGGFGPYNPGYQVVPYDDLETLEDALQDPHVCGFLVEPIQGEAGVVVPQEGYLAKAAALCKQHNVLFIADEIQTGLGRTGELLAVCYEGVHADILILGKALSGGVMPVSAVLARNEIMLTIQPGQHGSTFGGNPLACVVLRAALDVLLDEKLTQNARALGEVFRERMRRVQAKRPEVVELVRGKGLLNAVIIRPAADGRTAWDVCVTLMERGVLAKPTHGDIIRFAPPLVITEEQLHEACDVIEQTILEF, from the coding sequence ATGGCTACTACCACCCACTCCGCTCCTTCTACTTCTACCACTACCCGCACCCGCAGCCAGGAGCTGATGGCCCTGGAAGACCACTACGGCGCCCACAACTACCACCCGCTACCGGTGGTGCTGAGCCGCGGCGAGGGCGTGCACCTGTGGGACGTGGAAGGCAAGCACTACTACGATTTTCTGTCGGCCTACTCGGCCGTGAACCAGGGGCACTGCCACCCGCGCATTATTGGGGCGCTAACCGAGCAGGCCCAGCGCCTCACGCTTACCTCGCGGGCCTTTTTCAACGACCAGCTGGGCCCGGCTGAAAAGCAGCTTTGTGAGCTGTTCAACTACGACAAGGCCCTGCTGATGAACTCCGGGGCCGAGGCTGTGGAAACTGCCCTTAAGCTGGCCCGCAAGTGGGGCTACCAGGAGAAGGGCATTGCCCCCAACCAGGCCCGCATTCTGGTGGCCGAGCACAACTTCCACGGCCGCACCACCGGCATTATCTCCTTCAGCACCGACCCCGACTCTACCGGCGGCTTCGGGCCCTACAACCCCGGCTACCAGGTGGTGCCCTACGACGACCTGGAGACCCTGGAAGATGCGCTGCAAGACCCGCACGTGTGCGGCTTTCTGGTAGAGCCCATTCAGGGCGAGGCCGGCGTGGTGGTGCCGCAGGAAGGCTACCTGGCCAAAGCCGCGGCGCTGTGCAAGCAGCACAACGTCTTGTTCATTGCCGACGAAATCCAGACCGGGCTGGGGCGCACCGGTGAGTTGTTGGCCGTGTGTTACGAGGGCGTACACGCCGATATTCTCATCCTGGGCAAAGCCCTGAGTGGGGGCGTCATGCCGGTGTCGGCGGTGCTGGCCCGCAACGAAATCATGCTTACCATTCAGCCCGGCCAGCACGGCTCCACGTTCGGGGGCAACCCGCTAGCCTGCGTGGTGCTGCGTGCCGCCCTGGATGTACTGCTGGATGAGAAGCTGACTCAGAACGCCCGCGCCCTGGGCGAGGTGTTCCGGGAGCGGATGCGCCGCGTGCAAGCCAAACGCCCCGAGGTGGTGGAGCTGGTGCGCGGCAAGGGCCTGCTGAACGCCGTAATTATCCGCCCTGCTGCCGACGGCCGCACGGCCTGGGACGTGTGCGTAACGCTGATGGAACGCGGTGTGCTGGCCAAGCCTACCCACGGCGACATCATCCGCTTTGCCCCGCCGCTGGTCATCACCGAGGAGCAGCTCCACGAAGCCTGCGACGTGATTGAGCAGACAATTCTAGAGTTTTAG
- a CDS encoding LEA type 2 family protein: MASSSFARRHPVGTVLLGLLVLLLAAGGWWYVKNNNGKGLKSTLVEEGKELLPTLENTNLAIRNITPDSLKAQVKLDLRNNMPVTLRIDSFRYQTRIDGDLLTQGAKDRPTVLHADSLSHIDMPLNLDLSKVKDKIKTSQQDCVTVQLAMDLYTRLPVAGTQKIPVTISKRVYVPKLPKIELADVDVTDLGLKNGEAIARFRITNYNPFPITIKQVNYRFRVGGDDMDIRGTETKDVTFNERGTEIMPVHIRFQPKALPKVAFKTLFKAKKTPYDLTGAVLVAAGRHNPEDMKVNFNTSGTLKDLKEIPQKK, translated from the coding sequence ATGGCTTCATCTTCTTTTGCCCGGCGGCATCCCGTGGGCACCGTTTTGCTTGGGTTACTGGTGCTGCTGCTAGCCGCCGGGGGCTGGTGGTACGTCAAAAACAACAATGGCAAAGGACTCAAGTCGACTCTGGTGGAAGAAGGCAAGGAGCTGCTGCCCACTCTGGAAAACACCAACCTGGCCATCCGCAACATCACTCCCGACTCGCTCAAGGCTCAGGTAAAGCTGGATTTGCGCAACAACATGCCCGTTACCCTGCGCATCGACAGCTTCCGCTACCAGACCCGCATCGACGGCGACTTGCTCACGCAGGGTGCCAAAGACCGGCCCACTGTGCTGCACGCCGACTCGCTCAGCCACATCGACATGCCCCTGAATCTGGACCTGAGCAAGGTGAAAGACAAAATCAAAACCAGCCAGCAGGACTGCGTGACTGTGCAGCTGGCCATGGACCTGTATACGCGCTTGCCCGTGGCCGGCACCCAGAAAATACCCGTCACCATCAGCAAGCGGGTGTACGTGCCCAAACTGCCCAAAATCGAGCTGGCCGACGTGGACGTAACCGACTTGGGTCTCAAAAACGGCGAGGCCATAGCCCGCTTCCGCATCACCAACTACAACCCCTTCCCGATTACCATCAAGCAGGTCAATTACCGCTTCCGCGTGGGTGGCGACGATATGGACATCCGCGGCACCGAAACCAAGGACGTAACCTTCAATGAGCGCGGCACTGAGATAATGCCCGTGCACATCCGCTTCCAGCCTAAAGCTCTCCCCAAAGTAGCGTTCAAAACGCTATTTAAAGCCAAAAAAACGCCCTACGACCTTACAGGAGCCGTGCTAGTAGCCGCGGGTCGCCACAATCCCGAGGACATGAAGGTAAACTTCAACACCTCCGGCACGCTGAAAGACCTAAAGGAAATCCCGCAAAAAAAGTAG
- a CDS encoding Rid family detoxifying hydrolase — protein sequence METLHHPDAPQAVGPYAQAIVAGGLVFCSGQTPLVPASMRIEATTIEEQTRQVLHNLSVVLSARGVGLADVVKTTVFLKNFADFQRMNAVYAEVFGAHRPARTTVEVSRLPLDALVEIECIAALHA from the coding sequence ATGGAAACACTACACCACCCCGATGCCCCGCAGGCTGTTGGGCCTTACGCCCAAGCCATTGTGGCGGGCGGCCTCGTATTCTGCTCCGGCCAAACGCCCTTGGTGCCTGCCTCCATGCGCATCGAGGCCACTACCATTGAAGAGCAAACCCGGCAGGTGCTGCACAACCTCAGCGTGGTGCTGTCGGCCCGCGGGGTGGGACTGGCGGATGTGGTGAAAACCACTGTGTTTCTGAAAAACTTTGCCGATTTTCAGCGCATGAACGCCGTGTATGCCGAAGTGTTCGGCGCGCACCGCCCGGCCCGTACCACCGTGGAGGTGTCGCGTCTGCCCCTGGATGCGCTGGTCGAAATCGAGTGCATAGCTGCCCTGCACGCCTGA
- a CDS encoding DUF5522 domain-containing protein: MDPRMAAFLAQPLRPGDFYHTPEGYMVFTEQYHRRRGFCCGSGCRHCPWRKEEKGDDGKK; this comes from the coding sequence ATGGACCCACGCATGGCCGCCTTCCTGGCCCAACCCCTCCGGCCCGGCGACTTCTACCACACCCCGGAAGGCTATATGGTCTTCACCGAGCAATACCACCGCCGCCGCGGCTTCTGCTGCGGCAGCGGCTGCCGGCACTGCCCCTGGCGGAAAGAGGAGAAAGGTGATGATGGGAAGAAATAG
- a CDS encoding RHS repeat-associated core domain-containing protein → MPHPAFRLRVSTARHSRPLAAPTWATGTRLGSRLHYVLRNEQGDVVDEQYEPVPATAATSWQPVRLGVRVPEAGTLEVAVVSEHRDYFVYFDDIQVEHTGGMIVQEQHQYAYGSPLTGLNYVVGSKRYRHGYQGQYAERDEQTGYESFELRLYHSRLGRWMSYDPYGQFASPYVGMGNNPVSSTDPDGGWCCGGGPVQTALNGGTIGEVVVRGVASGAYMRLGLDAARHVAFYAGQYTYGFYNALGNDMGLGLPSYFTRGTPELQELDGVAGFGQTMGHVTGLGIGLVTTGAGLIGQAGGGALVISGVGTVPGGAVLAGSTAGVVYGAGVTTSAWSALTRPKPMLESRGKLGEGGFKKNPQGDNTKINEQVTSLVKKYKLDRNEQRQLHDQITGRGLTRKEIGAEILELWPSKAK, encoded by the coding sequence ATGCCCCATCCCGCATTTCGTCTGCGCGTCTCTACAGCCCGCCATTCCCGGCCGCTCGCCGCCCCTACCTGGGCTACGGGTACCCGCCTGGGGTCCCGGCTGCACTACGTCTTGCGCAACGAGCAGGGCGACGTGGTGGACGAGCAGTACGAGCCCGTGCCAGCCACGGCCGCCACCAGCTGGCAGCCCGTGCGCCTGGGCGTGCGCGTGCCCGAAGCCGGCACGCTGGAGGTAGCCGTGGTGAGCGAGCACCGTGACTACTTCGTGTACTTCGACGACATCCAGGTGGAGCACACGGGCGGCATGATTGTGCAGGAGCAGCACCAGTACGCCTACGGCTCCCCGCTCACGGGCCTCAACTACGTGGTGGGCAGCAAGCGCTACCGCCACGGCTACCAGGGCCAGTATGCCGAGCGCGACGAGCAGACCGGCTACGAGAGCTTCGAGCTGCGTCTCTACCACAGCCGCCTCGGACGGTGGATGTCGTATGACCCCTATGGGCAGTTTGCTTCGCCCTATGTGGGCATGGGCAATAACCCCGTTTCCAGCACGGACCCCGATGGCGGATGGTGCTGTGGGGGAGGTCCTGTCCAAACAGCTCTTAATGGAGGTACTATAGGCGAAGTAGTAGTAAGAGGTGTAGCATCTGGAGCCTATATGCGGTTAGGGCTAGATGCCGCTCGACATGTAGCCTTCTATGCTGGGCAATACACTTATGGCTTCTACAATGCGCTGGGAAATGACATGGGGCTGGGATTACCTAGTTATTTTACTCGCGGTACTCCAGAATTGCAAGAACTAGATGGTGTTGCTGGGTTTGGGCAGACGATGGGACATGTTACTGGGCTTGGGATTGGCTTAGTTACGACAGGAGCGGGCTTAATAGGCCAGGCAGGTGGAGGAGCTTTGGTTATTTCTGGCGTTGGAACTGTGCCCGGTGGCGCAGTTCTAGCTGGTAGTACGGCTGGGGTTGTTTATGGTGCAGGAGTAACGACATCCGCATGGAGTGCTCTAACCAGACCTAAGCCTATGCTGGAAAGCAGAGGGAAACTAGGAGAAGGAGGATTCAAAAAAAATCCGCAAGGAGATAATACGAAGATTAATGAACAAGTTACATCATTAGTTAAAAAATATAAACTAGACAGAAATGAACAGAGACAACTGCATGACCAGATTACAGGACGGGGACTGACCCGCAAAGAAATAGGGGCAGAAATTCTAGAACTTTGGCCAAGTAAAGCAAAATGA
- the hemB gene encoding porphobilinogen synthase produces MPLLPTHRPRRNRKSEVIRNLVQENTLTVNDFIYPVFLIEGQNQAVEIHSMPGIYRLSADRLLDEIGQCVELGIRAFAPFPGLPDAVKDRLATQSTNPDGLYLKTIAEIKRQYPGVVLMTDVAMDPYSSDGHDGVVDPESGEILNDATLEILGQMALAQARAGSDIIGPSDMMDGRVAWIREVLDSNAFSHVSIMSYTAKYASAFYGPFRDALDSAPKRGDKKTYQMNPANRREALRELQLDEQEGADMVMVKPALSYLDVIRDVRQHTTLPVTAYNVSGEYAMVKAAAQNGWLDGERTMLEVLLSIKRAGADAILTYFAKEAAQVLRRG; encoded by the coding sequence ATGCCGCTACTTCCCACCCACCGCCCCCGCCGCAACCGTAAGTCGGAGGTGATTCGCAACCTGGTGCAGGAAAACACCCTGACCGTCAACGACTTCATCTACCCGGTTTTTCTGATTGAAGGGCAGAACCAGGCCGTCGAAATCCACTCCATGCCCGGCATCTACCGTCTGTCGGCCGACCGGCTACTCGACGAAATCGGGCAGTGCGTGGAGTTGGGCATCCGGGCTTTTGCCCCGTTTCCGGGCCTGCCAGACGCCGTGAAAGACCGGCTGGCCACCCAGAGCACCAATCCCGACGGCCTGTACCTGAAAACCATTGCCGAAATCAAGCGCCAGTACCCCGGCGTGGTGCTGATGACCGACGTAGCCATGGACCCCTACTCTTCCGACGGGCACGACGGCGTGGTAGACCCCGAGTCGGGCGAAATTCTGAACGACGCCACCCTGGAGATCCTGGGGCAGATGGCCCTGGCCCAGGCCCGCGCCGGCAGTGACATCATCGGGCCGAGCGACATGATGGACGGACGCGTGGCCTGGATTCGGGAGGTGCTGGACAGCAACGCCTTCAGCCACGTAAGCATCATGAGCTACACGGCCAAGTACGCCTCGGCTTTCTACGGCCCCTTCCGCGACGCCCTGGACTCGGCCCCCAAGCGCGGCGACAAAAAAACCTACCAGATGAACCCCGCCAACCGCCGCGAGGCCCTGCGTGAGCTACAGCTCGACGAGCAGGAAGGCGCCGACATGGTGATGGTGAAGCCCGCCCTAAGCTACCTCGACGTAATTCGGGACGTGCGCCAGCACACCACCCTGCCCGTGACGGCCTACAACGTGAGCGGGGAGTACGCCATGGTGAAAGCCGCCGCCCAAAACGGCTGGCTCGATGGCGAAAGGACCATGCTGGAAGTGCTGCTCAGCATCAAGCGCGCCGGCGCCGACGCCATTCTCACCTACTTCGCCAAAGAAGCCGCCCAGGTGCTGCGCCGGGGGTAG